GCCGTCGATCGGGCTGCTATACCGGTCCCGCCAATGCGCGAGCTCGGCGATACGGACCTTCAGACTGTCGAGGCGTTGGGCAATGGTGAGCGGCATGGCTTATCCTGTTCAAAAATCGGCGGCGCGCGATCCGGAATCATGGCTTCGGGAGATGAAGATGGTGCGACAAGGATCGCAAATGCCGGCCCCTCCTCCCAGCGGGTCCAGCCGGCGCTTAGATTAAGTAACTTTGATTTGGCGTCAAGCCTGCAAAAATCAATTGCAACGGGCACGAGCGTGGCGATGGCCGATTGTCGCTTCCAAATCTCCGGTCGCGTGGACCAAAGCAGGCATCATCGTCCATGATCCGACGACATGAATGATAAAATGCCATTCTGTGCATGGGTTTCGAACACCCTATACTCTGTCACAAGCATGTCATGAAATACGTCGACACCTCGTGCCAAATCAGGAGCGGGTACACAGATGGACTATTTCAGACGTTTCAACTTTCTGTTCGCAACGCCGACCTTTGACAACGAGGATCTGGAGGGTGCCCGCTACCGCCAGATCGTCGAGGAGATCGAACGCTCCGGCTTTGAGGTGGTGCGCGCGCGCAATCTCGAAGATGCCGAGATCGCCGTGCAGACGGACGCCGCCATCGGCTGCATGCTGGTTGACTGGGGTAAAAAGGGGCTCGAGGGGAAGACGGCCTCTCTCATCAACCTGATGCGCCGGCGCGGTCTCGAGTTTCCGATCATCCTGCTGATCCGTCGTAAACGCTTCGAGGATGTGCCGGTTGAGGTGCTCGATTTCATCGACGGCTATGTCTTCCTCTCCGAAGAAACGCCCGCCTTCATCGCCAAGAGCCTTATCAGCCGGCTAAAGCAATATGCAGAAACGCTGAAGACGCCGTTTTTCGGCGCGCTGGTCGATTATGCCGAGGAGGGCAACCACCTCTGGACCTGCCCCGGGCACAATGGTGGCATCTTTTACAGCCGGAGCCCCATCGGCCGGGTATTCATGGAGCATCTTGGCGAAGCGGTATTCCGAGACGATCTCGACAATTCCGTGCTTGATCTCGGCGACCTGCTGACCCACGAGGGACCTGCGCTGGCTGCACAGAAGGAAGCCGCCAAGATTTTCGGCGCAGAGAAGACCTATTTCGTCCTCAACGGCACCTCCACCTCCAACAAGGTCGCGCTTTCCGCGCTCGTCACCGATGGCGATCTCGTGCTGTTCGACCGCAACAACCACAAGGCCGCTCATCACGGCGCTTTGATGATCTCCGGAGGAATTCCGGTTTACCTGCCGACCACCCGCAACGCTTATGGGCTGATCGGTCCCATCGATTTTGGGGCCATGGACGAGGAAGCCCTGCGGGAACGCATCCGCACCCATCCGCTGGTGAAAGACCCCGAGGCCTACAAGAAGCCACGCCCGTTCCGCGTCGCGGTGGTGGAACAGTGCACCTACGACGGCACCATTCACAACGCCGAGATGATCCTCAAGCGTATCGGACATTTGTGCGACTACATTCTCTTCGACGAGGCCTGGGCGGGCTTCATGAAATTTCATCCGCTCTATGCCGGGCGTTTTGCCATGGGCCTTGCCGATCTCGGCCCCGACGCGCCGGGCATCATCGCCACGCAATCCACCCATAAGCAGCTCGCAAGCTTCTCACAGGCCTCCCAGATCCACATGAAAGACCGGCATATCACCGGCCAAAAACGCCGAGTGGAGCACCGGCGATTCAATGAAAGCTTCATGCAGCACGCGTCGACGTCGCCCTTCTATCCACTGTTTGCTTCGCTCGACGTGGGAGCGCAGATGATGAAGGGCCGCTCGGGCGAAGTGCTGTGGGACGACACGATCCGCCTCGGCATCGAGCTGCGCAAGAAGATCCGTGCCGTGCGCCGCGAATTCGAGGAAAAGGAACACCGCCCCGAGCGTCGCTGGTTCTTCGAACCGTTCGTGCCGGATCGGGTCGCGATCCCGGACGTGTCCGGCCCCGGCGCGGTGCACGACGTGCCGTGGGAGAGCATTGCCACCGACCAGCTCGCCACCAATCCAGCCTTCTGGCACCTGACATCGGGGGCGGCATGGCACGGATTTCCCGCCATGGAGCCGGGCTTTGCGATGACCGATCCGAACAAGCTCACACTGCTTACCCCCGGCTTCGACCGGGTAAGCGGAAAATACACCGAGCATGGAATTCCGGCCCCCGTGGTGGCGCAATATCTGCGTGAAAACCGGATCGTTGCGGAAAAGAACGACCTCAATTCGCTGCTGTTCCTCCTCACCCCCGGCGTGGAGGCCAGCAAAGCCGGCACCCTGATCAGCGGCTTGGTTGCCTTCAAAAAGCTCCATGACGACAATGCGCTGCTGGAAGAGGCAATCCCGGAATTCTATCGTCGCCGGCCGGGCCGCTACTCGGGAGTGCGGCTGCGCGATCTCTGCAGAGAAATGCACAGCTTCTTCCGTCAAGCCGATGTCAGCGCACTTCAGACAATGCAGTTTTCCGCTGACCACCTGCCGCCGATCGCGCTCTCACCCCATGATGCCGCACGTTGCCTGGTGCGCAACGATGTGGAGTATCTGCCGATAGACGCTATTGTCGGCCGCATCGCAACAACGCCGTTCGTGGTCTATCCTCCGGGTATCGCTACCATCGTGCCGGGCGAGCGGTTGACGGAAAGGGCAAAGCCCATGATCGACTATCTCAAGATGTTTGAAACCTGCTTCAACACCTTCCCCGGCTTTGAGGTGGAAATTCAAGGGGTCTATCGCGAGATCGATCCATCCGGTCGCATCCGGCTTTATACCTACGTCGTCGCGGAATAGGCTGGGAAACTCAGGTCAGTCATGAAGCAGGACAGAACGATCGTCATTCGCCCGTCCCGGGAAACCGACGTCGACGCCATGTTGGCGATCTATCACCGCCATATTCGCCGCGGCATCGACGTTGGGGTGGACGATAGCGACACGCCGCAACCGGAAGAACTGCGGCAACGGCGCAAAAATTTGAAAGACCGCCGCTTTCCACATGTCGTGGCGATCGAGGGTGAAAAGGTCGTGGGATACGCCTATGTGGTGTTGTTCCGCAAGCGCCCTGCCTACCGCTATACGGTCAAGCATTCGATCTATGTGCATCACGACCATATCGGCCAGGGCATTGGGAGCCTGCTCATGCGGGGACTGATCGATGCCTGCGCGGCGGCCGGTTTCCGGCAGATGATCGGCTATATCGCCGCCGACAATGTTGCATCGCTCGCCCTGCACGAACGCTTCGGCTTCGTTCGCGTCGGCCTGTTGCCGGGAGTTGCCTATCGTTATGACCGTTGGGCGGACAGCGTGATGGTTCAGCGCTCCCTCGCCTCCGGCTCGACGACCCCACCGCCACCGCCGCCGCTCTCCACCCGCTGAATCCAGGGAGATTGAGACCGATAGCTTCTCCGAGGTCGAGAACGCGTCAGGTTAGGGATAACGGAATCTTGATCGGCGATCGCGGTTTACCAATGCCGCACCGGCCCTATCTGCCCGGCAATGATGCTGAAATCGCTGGCCCCCGGCGAGCGATAGGGAGGGCGGGGATGCTTCAGATTCGCAAACTATTGGCAGCGGTCACAGCCGTTGTTGCGGTTGCCGTTTCGTCGTCGTGTACAACGAGTTCATATGACTCCGTACAAACCGGCTCGGTTGGCTATACCGGCGCTGACTATGCGCTCCGACCTGCCTGCCGCGATGGCTTCGGCAACGATCGTCCTTGCAGCTATTAGACCGACGGCCGCTCGATGAGGCCACGCTCTTGCGCGTGGAACGCATTGATCCAGGAGAGGCATTGAAGATGCCTTCCGGATGGGTGTCGCCATGTCGGGTCTTCCCGAGAAATGATCACTTCTCCTGAACACCGCGCTGCCCATCACCAATCCAATACCCTGATGCAACTGATTTAGTTTGTGACGCCTCTCTTGGAAAACCGTTACGAACACCGACAAGCGTGTTACACAACCGAAATGTTGCTTTAGGAAAGACGGTTATGCGGTATCTTCGGTCAGGGCCGCGTCGGCTTCACACCCAGGAGGTCGGCGTTCCGCGCGCCAAAACGGTTGGCCTGAGGTCGGGGGAGATCGCCGACCGGAATATTCGCGTCATCCTGGAAGCCATCCGCCGGCATGGGCCGCTGACGCGCACCGAGCTTGGGCAGCATAGCGGGCTGACCGGGCCTGGCATTACCAATATTCTGCGGCGGCTGGCGGAAGAGAAACTCGTCACGTCGAACCGTCGCAACGGGCTTGGCGGTGGGGCGACGGCCACGGAATTCGCGCTTCGGCCAGAGGGCGCCTTCTCGGTCGGGGTCAAACTTCGACAGAGACGTGGCGAAATGGTGCTCATCGATCTGAGCGGCCAGGTGCATGACCGGGTCTATTTCGGCCTGGAGCCAGCAGACAAGGTCAGGCTGGTGCATGCGGCCGCCAGGGATATGGTCGACCGCCACGCGGCGTTGCCGATCATTGGGCTCGGCATCGCCGCCAACGACTGGATGGAGGGTGAGAGCGACGCGATCGCCGCGATGTCGACGATTGCGCGTCCCTACGTCGAGAACGAATGCACGGCGGGCCTTCTCGCCGAGCGCACCATCGGCAGTT
This sequence is a window from Rhizobium sp. CIAT894. Protein-coding genes within it:
- a CDS encoding Orn/Lys/Arg decarboxylase N-terminal domain-containing protein; this encodes MDYFRRFNFLFATPTFDNEDLEGARYRQIVEEIERSGFEVVRARNLEDAEIAVQTDAAIGCMLVDWGKKGLEGKTASLINLMRRRGLEFPIILLIRRKRFEDVPVEVLDFIDGYVFLSEETPAFIAKSLISRLKQYAETLKTPFFGALVDYAEEGNHLWTCPGHNGGIFYSRSPIGRVFMEHLGEAVFRDDLDNSVLDLGDLLTHEGPALAAQKEAAKIFGAEKTYFVLNGTSTSNKVALSALVTDGDLVLFDRNNHKAAHHGALMISGGIPVYLPTTRNAYGLIGPIDFGAMDEEALRERIRTHPLVKDPEAYKKPRPFRVAVVEQCTYDGTIHNAEMILKRIGHLCDYILFDEAWAGFMKFHPLYAGRFAMGLADLGPDAPGIIATQSTHKQLASFSQASQIHMKDRHITGQKRRVEHRRFNESFMQHASTSPFYPLFASLDVGAQMMKGRSGEVLWDDTIRLGIELRKKIRAVRREFEEKEHRPERRWFFEPFVPDRVAIPDVSGPGAVHDVPWESIATDQLATNPAFWHLTSGAAWHGFPAMEPGFAMTDPNKLTLLTPGFDRVSGKYTEHGIPAPVVAQYLRENRIVAEKNDLNSLLFLLTPGVEASKAGTLISGLVAFKKLHDDNALLEEAIPEFYRRRPGRYSGVRLRDLCREMHSFFRQADVSALQTMQFSADHLPPIALSPHDAARCLVRNDVEYLPIDAIVGRIATTPFVVYPPGIATIVPGERLTERAKPMIDYLKMFETCFNTFPGFEVEIQGVYREIDPSGRIRLYTYVVAE
- a CDS encoding GNAT family N-acetyltransferase, coding for MKQDRTIVIRPSRETDVDAMLAIYHRHIRRGIDVGVDDSDTPQPEELRQRRKNLKDRRFPHVVAIEGEKVVGYAYVVLFRKRPAYRYTVKHSIYVHHDHIGQGIGSLLMRGLIDACAAAGFRQMIGYIAADNVASLALHERFGFVRVGLLPGVAYRYDRWADSVMVQRSLASGSTTPPPPPPLSTR
- a CDS encoding ROK family transcriptional regulator; amino-acid sequence: MRYLRSGPRRLHTQEVGVPRAKTVGLRSGEIADRNIRVILEAIRRHGPLTRTELGQHSGLTGPGITNILRRLAEEKLVTSNRRNGLGGGATATEFALRPEGAFSVGVKLRQRRGEMVLIDLSGQVHDRVYFGLEPADKVRLVHAAARDMVDRHAALPIIGLGIAANDWMEGESDAIAAMSTIARPYVENECTAGLLAERTIGSSTREGALAMIIIDDDVQAGFLIRGIPYSGVHGRAGSIGEMLTGPDNLRLNTVVGFSSLRSRIGDDEFTRLLQGEEFSSPSLSQWIREAAGHLLDPIIAMAGFIAPSVVMIGSDLPQGVIEALIHQLSVERRDTATRPLLTPWISPMKPASFSGGGVALGAALLPFLNTLLLPPASA